A portion of the Bradysia coprophila strain Holo2 unplaced genomic scaffold, BU_Bcop_v1 contig_297, whole genome shotgun sequence genome contains these proteins:
- the LOC119078671 gene encoding serine/threonine-protein kinase Nek7-like: protein MGSNDPNQQEPNTEQDNSEGKKRLSDYKILSELGAGDFGTVYEVEDKNKKKFALKCIDLTTVSNPNQLRDRETKPIFLNHPNIVKCYDFWFEDNNLYVLLELCTRDTLDHWLINCTLDERKRRYRSIFIQMLEAVDYLHSHGLVHRDLKPSNIFFGYDGKVKIADFSTVLNLKAENLNEFVQHTTPQKHTTSVGTPGYIAPEVETGCYDHMVDVYSLGVILLEMITPLQTFEQRCALFDRLLRAEFPESCDKKFKNEFRLFKLMLSPDPKKRPKIAAIRQTQLIASIGDATELYDGLTEIIAGISLTSISLISTIAMPAAAIPFSICFSHFFFKSLAEIVHHNAM from the exons atgggGAGCAACGATCCGAACCAACAAGAACCAAACACAGAGCAGGATAATTCGGAAGGAAAAAAACGTCTCTCagattataaaattttaagtgaattgGGTGCGGGAGACTTTGGTACTGTGTATGAAGTcgaagataaaaataaaaaaaaattcgcacTGAAATGCATTGACTTGACCACGGTGTCTAATCCGAACCAATTACGGGATCGCGAAACTAAACCTATTTTTTTGAATCATCCAAATATCGTAAAGTGCTATGACTTTTGGTTCGAGGACAACAACCTTTATGTCCTATTGGAATTATGCACAAGGGACACCTTAGATCACTGGCTGATTAATTGCACCTTAGATGAAAGGAAACGTAGATACCGCAGTATCTTCATACAGATGCTCGAAGCAGTAGATTATTTGCATTCACATGGACTGGTTCATCGGGATTTAAAG CCGTCGAATATATTTTTCGGGTACGATGGCAAAGTCAAAATCGCTGACTTTAGCACGGTCCTCAACTTAAAGGCGGagaatttaaacgaatttGTTCAACATACTACTCCACAAAAACATACTACTTCGGTCGGAACTCCTGGATACATAGCACCGGAGGTCGAAACTGGTTGTTACGATCACATGGTCGATGTCTACTCACTGGGTGTCATACTATTGGAAATGATCACTCCACTGCAGACGTTTGAACAGCGTTGTGCATTATTTGATCGACTGCTCAGAGCCGAATTTCCGGAGAGTTGTGACAAGAAATTTAAGAACGAG TTCAGATTGTTCAAATTAATGCTGTCACCCGATCCCAAAAAACGACCGAAAATTGCCGCTATCAGACAAACTCAGTTGATTGCTTCGATAGGAGATGCCACCGAGCTTTATGATGGTTTAACTGAGATAATAGCCGGTATTTCTTTAACCAGTATTTCCTTAATATCAACAATAGCAATGCCCGCAGCCGCAATTCCATTTAGTATTTGTTTTTcacatttctttttcaaatcgCTGGCTGAAATAGTTCATCATAACGCGATGTGA
- the LOC119078668 gene encoding degenerin-like protein unc-105 yields the protein MVNIKETCKTKARGFVTDPKQLVRYVVLLICCVVVIFQLSECFTKLYRPPITTHSHFDLNESVSYPAITFCRDPPYKEDVLRSYNLSYHPRFSNSWRNFDFNSVDLDDLFENATYGKSEFFGQYGLDGLADNVAIVSGIYFNFGQCHTMTPKVTTRRSWKNHGYSLILTHTMEATEETTGENVPGWHVFIHEPKENFTETNMETSGRVEYMYIKSGEEVEVKITASHFNMKSGRDRSCTDDIHHSAIRCADICQWTKITEPIGCSGPWMAAVDLPYCNNFTDMRSLLTSYQTLADINISECGCADPCKSVIYSAYVMNRGKFEKQAVPSSQVWLYYTSKMVTVFEERPNYDLAQFVADMGGSLGFLLGLSVLGLIKILEKIVSLIFGNYIKKHQEKAEQAKLDKKQQSTKKECDLSSTSTLELPAKLLPNKHNI from the exons ATGGTTAATATAAAGGAAACTTGTAAAACCAAAGCGAGAGGCTTCGTGACTGATCCCAAGCAACTTGTTCGTTACGTCGTGCTCTTAATTTGTTGTGTTGTTGTTATATTCCAG CTTTCAGAATGTTTCACAAAACTATACCGACCCCCTATCACTACACACTCCCATTTCGATTTGAATGAGTCGGTTTCGTATCCAGCAATAACATTTTGCCGCGATCCACCGTACAAGGAAGACGTGCTCAGG TCATATAATCTCTCGTATCATCCGAGATTTTCAAATTCCTGgcgaaatttcgattttaattcaGTTGATCTCGACGATCTATTCGAAAATGCAACTTATgggaaaagtgaatttttcggtCAATATGGTTTGGATGGATTGGCAGACA ATGTTGCCATCGTCAGCGGCATTTATTTCAACTTTGGACAGTGTCACACTATGACTCCAAAAGTTACCACAAGACGATCCTGGAAGAATCACGGATATTCGCTGATTCTGACCCATACAATGGAAGCAACGGAAGAAACAACCGGCGAAAACGTTCCTGGATGGCATGTTTTCATTCATGAgccgaaagaaaattttacag aAACCAATATGGAAACGTCTGGTCGAGTTGAG tACATGTACATCAAAAGTGGCGAAGAGGTGGAGGTCAAGATAACAGCCAGCCACTTCAATATGAAGTCTGGCCGAGACCGATCGTGCACAGATGATATTCATCATAGTGCAATTAGATGTGCTGACATTTGCCAGTGGACTAAAATTACGGAACCAATTGGATGTTCAG gaCCGTGGATGGCAGCTGTTGACTTGCCGTATTGCAATAATTTTACCGATATGAGATCGTTACTAACCAGTTATCAAAC atTGGCGGATATAAACATATCGGAATGTGGGTGTGCCGATCCATGCAAATCAGTTATATATTCCGCATATGTAATGAACCGGggcaaatttgaaaaacaagCAGTTCCGAGTTCTCAG GTCTGGCTGTATTACACATCAAAGATGGTTACG GTATTTGAGGAACGTCCGAACTACGATCTAGCACAGTTTGTTGCTGATATGGGCGGTTCACTGGGATTTCTATTGGGATTGTCTGTGCTTGgattgatcaaaattttggaaaag ATTGTCAGTCtaatatttggaaattataTCAAAAAGCACCAGGAAAAGGCGGAACAGGCCAAATTAGATAAAAAACAGCAGTCTACCAAAAAAGAGTGTGATTTAAGTAGTACTAGTACACTCGAGCTACCAGCCAAATTATTGCCAAATAAACACAATATTTAG